The DNA window TACAAATGCAAATGTACATTATTGTCCATTTTAGAAAACAGCTTTGGCATTGTCTCCCAAACACACATCAAAATACATGTCAAAAATACACATATCCGGGCGtctctggtggcgcggtggttggaagtctgcctgctgatgtaggggacacgggttcgtgccctgatccggggggatcccgcatgccgcggagtggctgggcccgtgggccatagccgctgggcctgcgcgtccggagcctgtgctcctcaacaggagaggccacggtggtgagaggcccgcgtgccgcaaaacaaaaaacaaaaacaaaatgcacatATCCTACAATCAAATCCTAATCCTAGATACATGCCCAACAGATATAGAGACATGAGtaccaagagaaatgaacaagagtgttcattgcagccttaTTTTAATAACCAGAAGCTGAAAACAGTCTAAATTTTCATCAgtagtaaaatgaataaatgctttGCATATTTATACAATCAGATATTATAGAGcaaggaaaatgaacaaactataGCTAAATGCAATAACATGGATCGCtcttataaacaaaattttaagcaaaagaattgagatacacatacaaaaaatagTTTGTTTCCACttacataatgtttttaaaaagatgaaactaAACTATAACATTAAGAGATGCATTTTTAAGCAGTAAAGCTATAAAGGAAAGGATGAAGAAGGTCATCATAAGTCAGGAGAATGGTCCCTTTGGCAGAAAACTAATGGATTATTCATTAGAAGGGATCACAGAGGGCTTCAGGCATTCTggcaatgttctatttctttcccTGAGTGGTGGTTCCACAGTTGTTTACTCTGTGATCATTTACTGaggtttatattttctgttttgtggttttctctatatgtgtgttttatttcacaTTCGAAGGgtacataaataaaacataaatctgatcCTGTAAGTGTATCCCCTTGCCCTCAGGTTAGAGTTTAATCTACTTACCTTGACTTCAAGGCTCTTTGGGAATTTCCCCTGCCTACCCCACTGTCTATGTCTCTCTTCTACCCGCACTTAACATCTACTGCTAGAGTCAAGCTAAACGAACTGCAGCTTCTAGAATGGGCATCTCGCATCATTTTGCCTTTGGCAAATGCTGTACTTTATTTAAaatcccacccccatcctcatTCATCTGAACAAGTCTTAGCCATTCTTCAGGAGCTGCCTCTTCCTGGGAGTTTTTCTGCTCTTCCTTAGGTGACAAATGGGTCTGTGATGACACTAGCCGCATTCTGTGTGATGTTTCTGTTTACTTCTCTGTGTCCCACAGGACAGTGTGTTCCTAGAGGGCAGGGAACATTTCCTATTTACCTTTCTGTCTTTAGAGCTTTAGTTAGTGCCTGATATGTGGTAAATAGTCTAGAAACATTTATTGATGAATGAAGACAGTGacaattttatcctttttgtgtGACCCAGGTGGATAACAAACAGCTGGATTTAAAGAGTGAAGACATTGAAAGCATGGATGCTACCAAGTTAAGCCATTTCATTCAGAGGAACAACCTCCACTTGGTGACAGAGTATAACCCTATGGTAAATAGCCCCTGTCCGCAGACCCTTAAGTCCCTATGTCAGGGAGGGTACTTGCCTTCATAGCAGAAATCCTTTCCTCCAGGAGTTCTGATCTTTTGACCAATAATAATAttaaccaccaaaaaaaaaaaatatatatatatatatatattaaccacCATTAATTGAACACCTAGTCGTTTATGTTGCCATCCCTCTACAACCCTTAAGATTGATAGACTTGTCCCTAtccaacaaagaaagaaacagaaaagttaaatgacGTCACATGACTAGTAAGAAAGAGAGAGTGCAGTGCTGAGGTGACTACTTCAAAACTTCTGAGTTTGGTTGCCTGAGAGAGTTCAGTGAAGGCAACAAGATTGTGAGCTCGCCACAGCTGCAAAAACGCTGAAGGCCCATTTTGTTTCCCTAAAGCATTGGTGACCAATACTTTTGTAAATTAcaacaaaagtaaattaatagACCAATCaaatgttgaaaaacaaaaaagtaaaatttaaaaaaaatttttatacacctattcccattttctgtgCCTATCTCCTTGTGGACTAGTAACTAACATTTCCTGGTGTGGCCTAGACCCTCAAGGGGACTCAGGTTTCTTTCTGGGTTTGTCTTCCTTGGGTGTTGCATGCTGCCTGAAACCTGGGTGAGGCTGCTGGTCCACCTGTCCTGCTGGCCTTCTAACACTCTACAGCTTATAGAATTACCTTGCATGTCCTGCTTTTGCCTTCCTGAACGTAAATCGTAGACTGATGGAGTGTTGACTTCCAGTGATCCACATCAGCTCAGAAATGCTATGCGTTCTCTAGTAATAGTACGTTATACGCATGTCATGCTTTTTAGAACTTACAAAGCCCTTTCAcaccattttctcatttaatactcacagaGATTCTTTGAGGTAGAAGAGAGGAaattattatgtccattttacagagaacTCTCAAGTTCCAAACAACATTCAAGTTTACACAGTACGTGGAAAAGGCATCTTTTAAGTCAGAAAATTTAACTGGTGATGCATTAGCTCATATCGTCTACTTCTATTCTACTGGAGAGGAAATGGGAGTTCAGAAAAGTGAAGTAACTTCCTCAAGGCCATATGACTAGGAATTTGAGCTTCAGTGACAGCCCTATCTACTCGTCCCTGATTTTTTTATGACTGGTCTGTCTGACTGAGTCCTGTGGTTTTTCCATTGCCCCACGCAGCCTTCTACAGGAAACACCCCTTTTCCTGTTGACTAAATTCCTGTCCACCTCTCACACCATGTTTTTCTCCGTGGAATGGTGACTCCATTTCCACTTCTGCTAAGATTCCAAACACACGCACCACAGGGGTGTTGGCAGCAATTATTGAAAAGGCATTTTTCTCCCAGACCATCATCATTCTGGTCATTGTGTCTATAAAGCTGCCAGGAGTGCATGTGGGACCAGGAAAGATGATCTTCCGGTCCCTGAGCTTATGGTCCAGTGTCCTGGAGTTCTGCAGGCGAACGAGGGCGGACGCAAGGACTAGCCTTCCTGAGCTCTGATGCCTGGTCCATCTCTCATCTTATAGAACAATGACATTTGTTAAGTTCCATATTAGTAGTGACAGCAAATCACATCAAGAAGAAATTAGGAAAGAATTTCTTTAGAGAAGCAAGTTCAACTTTTATTGTGACTTTTACATTTCCGAAAAGTAGTTTTTGTCAACTGGTGACCTGCCCACACTACTATAGCTGTTTCTCATCTGTTGCTGGTACAGAGGTTTGTATCAGTAGCAACTGGGCAGAAATTCATAGCCATGTAGTTGGCCTCCTGTGCATTTTTAAGGCACACACTCAATACTTGGCTTCAAGGGGAAAATCCAGCTGTTTAATCTATTAGAATTAAACTAATCACTTCTGCTGTGTTCAATCCCTTCTGCTAAGACAACTATATCATTTGACTCCTCAGCTTTGATTTTTTGACTCTTCTCAAGCTTTATTCTCCATCACCACTCTAGGAGAGTAGATGCATGCTCTAAATTTAAGTAGCAGGATCTAGTAGAACAAGAGACAATTATTTAGCATCCAATCTCCCAAACTTAAAATGTAAGACCTGGTTTGAAACTCCAGGGGGAAAGTTTTGGGAAAGAACTCACTGGACTCTCCTTACCTACATGTTGGCCAGtagaggtgaaaaaaaaatctctacagaGGAGTGTGCAGCTTCTGGAAGGATCCTACCTAGTtgctccccctcccaccaccctggGACTCTGCCCAAAGATTCCTTAACACACCATACTCTCTCTTCTTGTGTACACGCTAGTTTTACAGCAGTGCTTTCTGTATTTAGAAGGGAGGGATGAAAAGGAATGGGATTTTGTTTAAAATAGCGACAGTTGCAGCACTATTTCGGGAAAGGGAAATGAAGGGAACCCGTGCCAGAGTTTTACACTctaccttctctcctccctctggttcacagctgtcccctcccctccatcaCCGACAACTTCCCGGGGAATGACCATCTCTAATCAGCAAAAAAGGGCCAATGCTTCTGGTCTCCTGAAGAGCTTACCTTACGGCTGACCTGAGGTGCTCTGATTCAGCCATGCTGAGGGCTGAATtggttttgttgaggatttgccATCAGCTGTGTATGAGGCAGTACATCCCACTGGTTAAGatcatggactctggagccacaCTGCTTGCTGCGAATCGCAGTTCAACACTTTCAGGACTTTAGGAGATCTTGggcctcaatttcttcttttataaaactgAGGATTAaattgaggattaaattagttattaCACGCAAAGACCTGAAAACTGTGCCCAGCACATCATAAGCACTCAAAAGTATACACTACCGACACGCAAAGTCCACATTTTAAGAGCATCTGGCTCCTCTCGCAACATGAAAAGGGGTTGAAAAGGTGACTAAAATGTTCCATGGTGTATTTGTTACCTATTGATGTATAACAGCTTACTCCAAAATTTAACAacttagaacagaaaaaaaatggactgtctcgcacagtttctgtgggtcaaccGTTTGGGAGTGGCTAGGGTTAGGTGCTGCAAATCTGGGGGCTCATGTGAAGTGGCAGCCATTGGTCAGGGAGGCAGTCATGGGAAGGGCTGACTGGGGCTGAAGAGTttgcttccaagatggctcaaTCACAGACAAGTCAGTGCtagctgttggcaggaggccttaGCTCCTTGCCCTGCGAATCTCTACATAAGACTGCTTGAGTGACCAGTGTAAGAGAGTAAGTGATACGAGCGAGAACAAGGCAGAAGCCACTGTGTCTTCTATGACCTAACCTTGGAGGTCACACTCCAGCATTACTGCAACATCCCTTTGGTTACTCAGCTCAGCCCTATTCAATGTGGGGAGGAGAAAACGACACAGTTGCATGAAAACCAGAGGGTGAGACTGACTCAGCACCACCTTGGAGGAGTTGCCACTGATGTGATGGATGGACAGCTCTCATTTATGTTCTAGTGTACCTATTCACCGGTTGTCActaatgtttttttccctccttttcactttcattctgcTTCAATACATTTCAATTTCCCAGACTGTAATTGGCCTATTTAATAGTATGACTTCAATTCATCTTCTACTGATGATGAACAAGGCCTCCCCAGAGCATGAAGAAAGCTTGCACAGATACCGGGAAGCAGCTAAGCTCTTCCAGGGGAAGGTAAGTCTGGACTGGGAAATACCTTTTTGAATACTCAGCAGCGAGACACTAGAGAAAGGGAGATGGGACCAGGGAAGTGAgataaatgaggaaaagacaTCAGGTTAAGAGATAACAAAGTGAAAACTAGGGCATAATAAATCCCATTACTCTGATTTAAAACTTAAGATGTATTTTATACTCTTAAAGATGTGTTTAATCATATCTTCCATTAGCAgtaagtctatttcttttttttatgccTTGATGGGTGCAGAGAAAATAGAGacccaaagaaactgaaaattaaaatcacctgtTAGTCACGATTTATTTACCCCTTGCTATAAACTCTGAAGTTTTAGACCTCAGGGCTTATTTCTCATCTAAAACACCTGTCAGGTATCTAGTGCCCActggatgttcaataaatatttatttctttcccttccctactTCGTGCAGTTCTGCTTATGTTACTGAAATAGTAAAACTTCAACCACTTCAAGGCTACTGCATTGAATTAGAGGCCTCGATGACAAGGGCTGTCTGGTAATAAAACAAGCTGACTTTCTGGTTTTCTGGTTTCCCTAGCACTGGAAGTTTTCAGTGTTACTAAACATAAATAACTCTCTAGACTATTATCAAGAAGATTTCCACTTTGGACAGAAGGTTTGACTTAATAATACAAAATAGCTAACAGTTTTCAAGCACTTACTATACGCTAAAAACTGTACTAGAAATATTAAATCCATTCTCTCATTCAATCTCCTCCAACAAAAGCCCATTTTTCCAATGAGAACACCTAATCTCAGGGAAGCTGAGTAAtgtacccaaagtcacacagctagaaagtactacaggtaacatttaaaaagaattctccACATTTAGCCAATAGGCCATACTTTCTCCCTTAGCTAACCCCTAAAGTCTCTTCCAGTTCTACggtcttaaaattaaataaacccGATCAAAGggataaaaaaccaaaacaatgcaaaataagaagaaattcattttaactCAATGAAGATTTAAATTGTGTGGcacagggcttcctggtggcgcagtggttgggggtccacctgccgatgcaggggacgcgggttcgtgccccggtccgggaagatcccacatgccgtggagtggctgggcccgtgaaccatggccgctgagcctgcgcatccggagcctgtgctccgcgacgggagaggccacaacagtgagaggcccgcgtaccggggaaataaataaataaataaataaataataaattgtgtGGCACAGACCCTAAATCCCATCAGTGTAAACTCCAACAATCACAAGGTGTCTCTTCCTCCCCAGAGCCTCAGAGAGATCTTTCTTTTCCAAACTTCTCCAACTGCAGATTCTTTTTATTCTGGTGGACAGTGGTgtgaagaaaaatgggaaggtGATATCATTTTTCAAACTAAAGAAGCCTCAGCTGCCTGCATTGGCAATTTACCAGACTCTGGACGATGTGTGGGATACACTGCCCATAACGGAAGTCTCAGTAGAGCACGTGCAAAACTTTTGTGATGGATTCCTGAAAGGGAAGAGGTTGGTAAGTGTGAGACTACAGGTAAAGCAAGTTGAGGCTTGTTTCCCCTCTTGGTCCCTTTAATTTCCTGTTGAATAAAAATTCTTTGACCTCCACTGGATTTGATTAAGAGTAAAGGGATAGGAAATGTGCATATAAATACATGCACTCACCCTCTTCTTTCGCATAATTGATAGAGTATTATACACTATTGTATATCATTGTACAGCTTGACTCTTACTTAACGTGAAGTATCATTTCATATGTGACAAGCTTTCTTATAGTTTATTAACCAACTACACAGAATTTTAATGTATTGATGgaccatgatttatttaactattcTCTTATTgattagattgtttccagttttttttccaGCTGTTTCTCATCCCCCAATAATATAAACAAAAGTCTGTTTTACCCAAACTTTGTCCACACAATGTGTTCTCAAGCTTTCTGATCTTTATCAATATTAAAGGCGAAAAAATGGTATcagtgtaaaaaaagaaaagagtaaagggATAGGAGGATATGGTGGTCAGAGTTGGGATGCTTTTTAAGATGTAGTCATGGGAACAGAACTCCAAAAACAGTTCTGGAAAGGTGTTGCATATTCAAAGGAGCTGAATTTTGGATTTTACCATTCTGTGTACAACATCAATGGGAAACAAGTAAATTCCATATGAAGATTCATGAGATAAAAATTGAAGATGGATTTAGGACTTTCAGGAGGAATTAAACAGCTCAATTTGCTAATCTCAGAGTTCAAAAACAAGAGTGGACTCCAAATCTGAATATCAGTCTCATGGTGTTTTTCAGAGAGAAACTCATGAATCAGAAGAAAAGATGTCAAAGATGGAACTCTGATTTCTCCCTGCTTCTTCTGCGTAGGACCAGCTACTTTATACCGAATAAAAAGGGGTAACCCAAACCTCAGAGACAGTAAACAGGGTCACCAGactttacacatatacatacatgcacaaacacatacacacacacacacacacacacacacgcacagctCCAGTTTGTTCCTTAAAGTCTCATTGACTctactttccctttcttttaaattttacccTTCCGATTTTCTCTTCTGCATTCACACTGAGTAGGCCCATGCACTGTCATACATACCACCGGATGGAGGCTGTATGAGAAATACTGCACTACTGCTATGAAGGGGCAACATTCCTAGAGGGAGATTGTTCTGGTGTGTCATTTGATATTGAATTCGTATGCTGCACGCGACTTACACACA is part of the Phocoena sinus isolate mPhoSin1 chromosome 10, mPhoSin1.pri, whole genome shotgun sequence genome and encodes:
- the ERP27 gene encoding endoplasmic reticulum resident protein 27 isoform X1, with translation MGAMPFRHLYLLCLFTCKLSPEVAAEVQESSDGPSAREPVWLTDVQAAMEFVAAAEVTVIGFFQDLEVPAVSLFHSVVKNFQDVSFGISTASEVLAHYSVTGNTISLFRLVDNKQLDLKSEDIESMDATKLSHFIQRNNLHLVTEYNPMTVIGLFNSMTSIHLLLMMNKASPEHEESLHRYREAAKLFQGKILFILVDSGVKKNGKVISFFKLKKPQLPALAIYQTLDDVWDTLPITEVSVEHVQNFCDGFLKGKRLVSVRLQVKQVEACFPSWSL
- the ERP27 gene encoding endoplasmic reticulum resident protein 27 isoform X2; amino-acid sequence: MGAMPFRHLYLLCLFTCKLSPEVAAEVQESSDGPSAREPVWLTDVQAAMEFVAAAEVTVIGFFQDLEVPAVSLFHSVVKNFQDVSFGISTASEVLAHYSVTGNTISLFRLVDNKQLDLKSEDIESMDATKLSHFIQRNNLHLVTEYNPMTVIGLFNSMTSIHLLLMMNKASPEHEESLHRYREAAKLFQGKILFILVDSGVKKNGKVISFFKLKKPQLPALAIYQTLDDVWDTLPITEVSVEHVQNFCDGFLKGKRLRETHESEEKMSKMEL
- the ERP27 gene encoding endoplasmic reticulum resident protein 27 isoform X3, which produces MGAMPFRHLYLLCLFTCKLSPEVAAEVQESSDGPSAREPVWLTDVQAAMEFVAAAEDLEVPAVSLFHSVVKNFQDVSFGISTASEVLAHYSVTGNTISLFRLVDNKQLDLKSEDIESMDATKLSHFIQRNNLHLVTEYNPMTVIGLFNSMTSIHLLLMMNKASPEHEESLHRYREAAKLFQGKILFILVDSGVKKNGKVISFFKLKKPQLPALAIYQTLDDVWDTLPITEVSVEHVQNFCDGFLKGKRLVSVRLQVKQVEACFPSWSL